A DNA window from Mycobacterium sp. IDR2000157661 contains the following coding sequences:
- a CDS encoding NUDIX hydrolase has translation MSAESPGGRSLTDYPRPSVAVDTAVLTLDADDGLVVLEVRRPHGPGWALPGTFLHEGEVLADAVDRSLRVKANVRGLHPRQLHVFDDPARDDRGWVLSVAHIEVVRPDRLTSRFPDRTRLVPTDRPGRLPYDHADIIDLAVAHIRARYADKPDPDGLLGAEFTLRELRLAHEAVAGKPLQRDTFRRSMEPHLAPTGTVATGNRGRPAEVFRRVDAIERDS, from the coding sequence ATGAGCGCAGAATCGCCCGGTGGGCGCAGCCTGACCGACTATCCGCGGCCGTCCGTCGCGGTGGACACCGCCGTGCTCACCCTCGACGCCGACGACGGCCTCGTCGTGCTGGAGGTACGTCGGCCCCACGGCCCGGGCTGGGCGTTGCCGGGCACGTTCCTGCACGAGGGGGAGGTGCTCGCCGACGCGGTCGACCGCTCGCTGCGCGTCAAGGCCAACGTGCGCGGCCTGCATCCCCGCCAGTTACACGTCTTCGACGACCCGGCCCGCGACGACCGGGGTTGGGTGCTGTCGGTCGCCCACATCGAGGTGGTGCGGCCCGACCGGTTGACGTCGCGCTTCCCGGACCGGACGCGGCTGGTCCCGACCGACCGGCCGGGGCGGTTGCCCTACGACCACGCCGACATCATCGACCTCGCCGTCGCCCACATCCGTGCCCGCTATGCCGACAAGCCCGATCCCGACGGGCTGCTCGGCGCCGAGTTCACCCTGCGCGAACTGCGGCTGGCACACGAAGCAGTGGCCGGAAAGCCATTGCAGCGCGACACCTTTCGCCGCTCGATGGAACCGCATCTGGCGCCGACCGGCACCGTGGCGACCGGCAACAGGGGTCGACCGGCGGAGGTGTTCCGAAGGGTCGATGCGATCGAGCGCGACTCCTGA
- a CDS encoding ADP-ribosylglycohydrolase family protein codes for MASYHDRVEGVLLGTAAGDALGAPYEFQPPRGPELEVTMAGGGPWEPGEWTDDTSMALAIAGVAATGADLRDDSAQDAIVARWLQWSRVTKDIGVQTGSVLRAATRGGAVTAADARAASAEFHRRTGRTAGNGSLMRTAPVALAYLHDEDAMVAAARAISELTHADPDAGDACVLWCCAIRHAVLTGELDVRIGLGHIDRQNLWVRRLDEAESAPPASFPNNGWVVAAMQAAWSAIATTVVPQDDSAAGVFRADHLRRALDAAVRAGYDTDTVAAIAGGLLGAAYGASAIPGEWRRVLHGWPGATAHDVVALAAAIERGGEPDPFDFSYPGSPVDTWARHPYDDGVLLGGIGVLRRLPADVDAVVSLCRVADDDIRRDMPHVEVRLIDRTERDENPHLDFVLLDTVRLIEQLRSEGRTVLVHCVAAYSRTPSVGALYGARLRGVGVDEAVADVTAVLPGAHPNSAFRAALRRIGRAT; via the coding sequence ATGGCTTCGTACCACGATCGTGTTGAGGGAGTGCTGTTGGGCACCGCGGCCGGCGATGCGCTCGGAGCGCCGTATGAATTCCAACCGCCGCGCGGACCGGAACTCGAGGTGACGATGGCCGGCGGCGGGCCTTGGGAGCCTGGCGAGTGGACCGACGACACGTCGATGGCTCTGGCGATCGCGGGGGTGGCGGCGACCGGCGCCGACCTGCGGGACGACTCGGCGCAGGACGCGATCGTGGCGCGCTGGCTGCAGTGGTCGCGGGTCACCAAAGACATTGGTGTGCAGACCGGTTCGGTCCTGCGAGCTGCCACCCGTGGTGGCGCCGTCACGGCGGCGGATGCGCGTGCCGCTTCGGCGGAGTTTCACCGGCGCACCGGGCGCACGGCAGGCAACGGATCGCTGATGCGTACCGCGCCGGTGGCGTTGGCGTATCTGCACGACGAGGACGCGATGGTCGCGGCGGCCCGCGCGATCAGCGAACTGACGCACGCCGACCCGGACGCCGGCGACGCCTGCGTGTTGTGGTGCTGCGCGATCCGGCATGCGGTGCTGACCGGCGAGCTCGACGTGCGAATCGGATTGGGCCACATCGACCGCCAGAATCTGTGGGTTCGGCGACTCGACGAGGCCGAGTCGGCGCCGCCGGCGTCGTTCCCGAACAACGGCTGGGTGGTCGCGGCGATGCAGGCGGCGTGGTCGGCGATCGCGACGACGGTGGTGCCCCAGGACGATTCCGCGGCCGGGGTGTTCCGCGCCGACCACCTGCGGCGGGCTTTGGACGCCGCGGTGCGGGCGGGCTATGACACCGACACGGTCGCAGCCATCGCGGGCGGCCTGCTGGGCGCGGCGTACGGCGCGTCGGCGATACCCGGCGAGTGGCGCCGCGTGTTGCACGGATGGCCGGGGGCGACGGCGCACGATGTGGTTGCGCTGGCAGCGGCGATCGAGCGCGGCGGCGAGCCCGACCCGTTCGACTTCTCGTATCCGGGTTCGCCGGTCGACACCTGGGCCCGCCATCCGTACGACGACGGCGTGCTGCTCGGCGGGATCGGCGTGCTGCGGCGCCTGCCTGCCGACGTCGATGCGGTGGTGTCGCTGTGCCGGGTGGCCGACGACGACATCCGCCGCGACATGCCGCATGTGGAGGTGCGGCTGATCGATCGGACCGAACGCGACGAGAACCCGCATCTGGACTTCGTGCTGCTGGACACCGTGCGGCTGATAGAGCAGCTGCGCAGCGAGGGACGCACCGTGCTGGTGCACTGCGTGGCCGCCTACAGCCGCACACCGAGCGTGGGTGCGCTCTACGGCGCGCGGTTACGCGGTGTCGGCGTCGACGAGGCGGTGGCCGACGTGACGGCCGTCCTGCCCGGTGCGCATCCGAACAGCGCATTCCGGGCCGCGCTGCGGCGCATCGGTCGTGCGACGTGA
- a CDS encoding ribonuclease HI, whose product MHTAVTEEPPSPPKPVARPPRVDIVPARPRPIMSVAVVFARQRGSTLRYAACSDHQQWAGTVEADSFEAAVLDVIKQVRRECEIERIRFLVQMPARSTLWALRDEIALLIPGICVERPRLSDERLVARAQDGLRATAPPPPTGPVWVATDGSVRGKVTGYGWLASSGEYGLLGFRHSRKQIGPEVVLVAELRAIATAVEKLRGRDITVLSDSRPAIAMVQRWMAGEDVLPQGYTVYRENGKTPGLVRAQRMIHAERERITPVWVKGHQGEPLNEGADALARLASRHVLGDSGLDAEGYHRRADGLAEAFAAEFNRQRSA is encoded by the coding sequence ATGCACACCGCAGTCACCGAGGAGCCGCCCTCACCGCCGAAACCCGTGGCCCGGCCGCCGCGCGTTGACATCGTGCCGGCCCGACCGCGCCCCATCATGTCGGTCGCCGTTGTGTTCGCCCGTCAACGCGGGTCCACGTTGCGCTATGCGGCATGCTCGGACCACCAGCAATGGGCGGGAACGGTCGAGGCGGACTCGTTCGAGGCCGCGGTGCTCGACGTGATCAAGCAGGTGCGCCGCGAGTGCGAGATCGAGCGGATCCGGTTCCTGGTGCAGATGCCGGCGCGCAGCACGTTGTGGGCATTGCGCGACGAAATCGCCCTGTTGATCCCCGGCATCTGCGTGGAGCGGCCGCGGCTCTCCGACGAACGACTGGTCGCGAGGGCGCAGGACGGTCTGCGCGCCACGGCGCCGCCGCCGCCGACCGGGCCGGTGTGGGTGGCGACGGACGGCTCGGTGCGGGGCAAGGTCACCGGCTACGGCTGGCTGGCGTCGTCGGGCGAATACGGACTGTTGGGATTTCGGCATTCGCGAAAGCAGATCGGGCCGGAGGTGGTGCTCGTCGCGGAGCTGCGCGCGATCGCGACGGCAGTCGAGAAGCTGCGCGGTCGCGACATCACCGTGCTGAGCGACAGCCGCCCGGCCATCGCCATGGTGCAGCGGTGGATGGCAGGCGAGGACGTACTGCCGCAGGGCTACACCGTGTATCGCGAGAACGGCAAAACACCCGGCCTGGTCAGGGCGCAGCGGATGATCCACGCCGAGCGCGAGCGCATCACCCCGGTGTGGGTGAAGGGCCATCAGGGTGAGCCACTCAACGAGGGAGCCGATGCGCTGGCGCGCCTGGCGTCGCGACATGTGTTGGGCGACAGCGGGTTGGACGCCGAGGGATACCACCGGCGCGCCGACGGGCTGGCCGAGGCTTTCGCGGCGGAGTTCAACCGGCAGCGCTCGGCGTAG
- a CDS encoding Fe-S protein, which translates to MELLRNVVVLLHIVGFAVTFGAWVAEATAKRFRFTRTMDYGLLLSLLTGLALAAPWPAGVELNYPKIIVKLVILVIIGALLGIGSARQRRSGNAVPGVMFWSVGVLSFAAAAIAVLW; encoded by the coding sequence ATGGAACTACTACGAAATGTAGTTGTACTACTTCACATCGTCGGCTTCGCGGTGACGTTCGGCGCCTGGGTGGCCGAAGCCACGGCGAAGCGGTTCCGGTTCACCCGCACCATGGATTACGGGCTGCTGCTCTCGCTGCTCACCGGCCTGGCACTCGCCGCGCCCTGGCCGGCCGGTGTCGAGCTGAACTACCCGAAGATCATCGTCAAGCTCGTCATCCTGGTGATCATCGGCGCACTGCTCGGCATCGGCAGCGCGCGCCAGCGCCGCAGCGGCAATGCGGTGCCGGGCGTGATGTTCTGGTCGGTCGGCGTGCTGTCGTTTGCGGCCGCCGCCATCGCAGTTCTGTGGTGA
- a CDS encoding TetR/AcrR family transcriptional regulator, whose protein sequence is MRRAEVVRDYGGVSADDRRTERRHKLLAAARRIWGASGVTEVTVRGVCSAAGLTTRYFYEQFDNREAIVFAVADEVRDELLAALVAAGVGDPGTLTDKLRSALTAFLETIAADPHIHRIATGDVSTVPGLAEHRAGILDHIAALIVELAPEVLGAETPNPDALRHGALFMVGGANSLIESWLAEPTETPAELAAVAADLCVAVVKGLGTS, encoded by the coding sequence ATGAGGCGCGCGGAGGTGGTGCGTGACTACGGCGGTGTGAGCGCGGACGACCGCCGCACCGAACGGCGCCACAAGCTGCTCGCCGCCGCGCGCCGGATCTGGGGCGCGTCGGGCGTCACGGAGGTGACCGTGCGCGGCGTGTGCAGCGCGGCGGGTCTGACCACGCGCTACTTCTACGAGCAGTTCGACAACCGCGAGGCGATAGTGTTCGCCGTCGCCGACGAGGTCCGCGACGAGCTGCTCGCCGCGCTGGTCGCCGCGGGTGTCGGCGACCCCGGCACGCTGACCGACAAGCTGCGCTCGGCGCTGACGGCGTTCCTGGAGACCATCGCCGCCGACCCGCACATCCACCGCATCGCGACCGGCGACGTCAGCACCGTGCCCGGGCTGGCCGAGCACCGCGCCGGCATCCTCGACCACATCGCCGCGCTGATCGTCGAACTGGCCCCCGAGGTCCTCGGCGCCGAGACGCCCAACCCCGATGCGCTGCGCCATGGCGCCCTGTTCATGGTCGGCGGGGCGAACTCGCTCATCGAGTCGTGGTTGGCGGAGCCGACCGAAACGCCTGCCGAACTCGCGGCGGTCGCCGCCGACCTGTGCGTCGCTGTGGTGAAGGGCCTCGGCACCAGCTAG
- a CDS encoding oxygenase MpaB family protein gives MSQPVPARHPSRPGPVPAAVKLFTALLGIEAPSAERWQRLGEHLNVGDEPMDRLVEWMSTTGMEQARPLFDRALTSGIATVPDAPEPLRDFFTGIEAVPEWVDWKLLRIGQRAMRRGGADGMYIARDVSLLGGYQFSGFNKTLIRTGALEKGSNKRFAETMQWAMDVISEDGMAPLGAGYRSTIRVRLIHAFVRRHVAAMPDWRGDEWGVPVNQTDMAATLVGALIAPAAGGIGMGLVLSPREFDGIAHLTRYVGWLIGVDDEWLPRDFRDGVRVLYHTVAALSEPDESTKQLAMPMADDPMQWHYGTLGGVRRRLARAQHLSVTSGFLGPRAMRSLGLPTYVPPWYPLLKMPANLMRSAAALTRRGGLHRAASRGEREQKALLRTMIGDGEATIGESAAHVSRVA, from the coding sequence ATGAGTCAGCCCGTTCCGGCCCGCCACCCGTCCCGACCAGGGCCTGTCCCTGCGGCCGTGAAGTTGTTCACCGCCCTGCTGGGGATCGAAGCGCCGTCCGCCGAGCGGTGGCAGAGGCTCGGCGAACACCTCAACGTGGGCGACGAGCCGATGGACCGCCTGGTCGAATGGATGTCGACGACGGGCATGGAGCAGGCCCGGCCGCTGTTCGACCGTGCGCTGACGTCCGGCATCGCCACCGTGCCCGATGCGCCAGAACCGTTGCGGGACTTCTTCACCGGGATCGAGGCGGTGCCGGAGTGGGTCGACTGGAAGTTGCTGCGTATCGGCCAGCGGGCGATGCGCCGCGGCGGCGCCGACGGCATGTACATCGCGCGTGACGTGTCGCTGTTGGGCGGCTACCAGTTCTCCGGGTTCAACAAGACGCTGATCCGGACCGGTGCGCTGGAGAAGGGCTCGAACAAGCGGTTCGCCGAGACAATGCAGTGGGCGATGGACGTCATCTCGGAGGACGGGATGGCGCCGTTGGGTGCCGGCTACCGGTCGACGATCCGTGTCAGGCTGATCCACGCGTTCGTGCGCAGGCACGTCGCGGCGATGCCCGACTGGCGGGGCGACGAGTGGGGGGTGCCGGTCAACCAGACCGACATGGCGGCGACACTGGTCGGCGCGCTCATCGCCCCTGCCGCGGGTGGCATCGGCATGGGGCTTGTGTTGTCGCCCAGAGAGTTTGACGGCATCGCACACCTGACACGGTATGTCGGGTGGCTGATCGGGGTGGATGACGAGTGGCTGCCACGTGACTTCCGCGACGGCGTTCGGGTGCTGTACCACACGGTCGCGGCGCTGTCGGAGCCGGACGAGTCGACCAAGCAGTTGGCGATGCCGATGGCCGACGACCCGATGCAGTGGCACTACGGCACGCTTGGCGGTGTGCGCCGGCGGTTGGCGCGGGCGCAGCATCTGTCGGTGACCAGCGGATTCCTGGGGCCGCGGGCGATGCGCTCGCTGGGCCTGCCAACCTATGTGCCGCCGTGGTATCCGCTCTTGAAGATGCCGGCGAACCTGATGCGGAGCGCGGCGGCGCTGACGCGGCGTGGCGGGCTCCATCGTGCGGCATCACGGGGCGAGCGAGAGCAGAAGGCGCTGCTGCGCACCATGATCGGTGACGGCGAGGCGACGATCGGCGAGTCGGCCGCCCATGTGAGCCGGGTGGCGTAA
- a CDS encoding TetR/AcrR family transcriptional regulator: MAQRRDVDDGIADATLGLLRTKGPRSVTVEAVAARSGIAKTTIYRRHRDRRDMLSVALAGLASPEPLGAEADAADRLRWLIGEAVKTIEVGIGFGGLAALLTDDDPDFTKLFRRILTRQRAELESVIAAAKADGSFRKDIAGATLVDAVVGAVIAERARTGRVANGWEERLFDLFWPLVRSGAD; this comes from the coding sequence ATGGCACAACGACGCGATGTCGACGACGGCATCGCGGACGCCACATTGGGCCTCCTACGAACCAAGGGCCCCAGGTCGGTGACGGTCGAAGCCGTAGCGGCCCGTTCGGGTATCGCGAAGACGACCATCTACCGGCGGCATCGCGACCGACGCGACATGTTGTCGGTCGCGCTGGCGGGCCTGGCCTCTCCTGAGCCGCTCGGTGCAGAAGCGGACGCGGCCGACCGGTTGCGCTGGCTCATCGGGGAAGCCGTCAAGACCATCGAGGTCGGCATCGGATTCGGCGGCCTCGCCGCGCTGCTCACCGACGACGACCCTGACTTCACGAAGCTCTTCCGTCGCATCCTCACCCGCCAGCGGGCCGAACTCGAATCGGTGATCGCGGCCGCGAAGGCCGATGGCTCGTTTCGCAAAGACATCGCCGGCGCCACACTCGTCGACGCGGTGGTCGGTGCCGTCATCGCCGAGCGCGCCCGCACGGGCCGCGTCGCGAACGGGTGGGAAGAGCGACTGTTCGACCTCTTCTGGCCCCTTGTACGTTCCGGAGCCGACTGA
- a CDS encoding DUF1942 domain-containing protein — MMKKLAACVGAAAIAMTVAAGTAGPASAVENVKPFGQQARLLDFVTGGTMIGYTVKDLQPSSDPVPHNGQLYEATLIVDGFGSPATPMLHMFNARAENRALYRLVGNAGPGPVPPGGSSTGKLYFEVVGMAPNSVVYNDGTRDIIAWIPGQPQGGTRP, encoded by the coding sequence ATGATGAAGAAACTCGCGGCCTGCGTGGGCGCCGCCGCAATCGCAATGACTGTCGCGGCCGGTACGGCCGGCCCGGCCTCGGCGGTCGAGAACGTCAAGCCGTTCGGTCAGCAGGCGAGACTGTTGGACTTCGTGACCGGCGGAACGATGATCGGCTACACGGTGAAAGACCTCCAGCCGAGCTCCGACCCCGTGCCCCACAACGGCCAGCTGTACGAAGCGACCCTTATCGTCGACGGCTTCGGGAGCCCGGCCACTCCGATGCTTCACATGTTCAACGCGCGCGCCGAGAACAGGGCTCTGTACCGCCTCGTCGGCAACGCCGGCCCCGGCCCCGTACCGCCGGGCGGCAGCTCGACGGGCAAGCTTTACTTCGAGGTCGTGGGTATGGCGCCGAACAGCGTCGTCTACAACGACGGCACCCGCGACATCATCGCGTGGATTCCGGGCCAGCCGCAGGGTGGCACGCGTCCGTAG